The proteins below are encoded in one region of Neofelis nebulosa isolate mNeoNeb1 chromosome 17, mNeoNeb1.pri, whole genome shotgun sequence:
- the LOC131499287 gene encoding chymotrypsinogen 2, translating into MAFLWLLSCCALLGTAFGCGVPAIQPVLSGLSRIVNGEDAVPGSWPWQVSLQDSTGFHFCGGSLISEDWVVTAAHCGVRTTHQVVAGEFDQGSDAEDIQVLKIAKVFKNPKFNMFTINNDITLLKLATPARLSQTVSPVCLPNANDNFPAGTLCATTGWGLTKHTNAQTPDRLQQAALPLLSNTECQKFWGSKITNLMVCAGASGVSSCMGDSGGPLVCQKDGAWTLVGIVSWGSNTCSTSRPGVYARVTKLMPWVQQILEAN; encoded by the exons ATGGCCTTCCTCTGGCTCCTCTCCTGCTGCGCCCTCCTGGGCACAGCCTTCG GCTGCGGGGTCCCCGCCATCCAACCTGTGCTGAGTGGCCTGTCCAGGATCGTCAATGGCGAGGACGCTGTCCCGGGCTCCTGGCCCTGGCAGGTGTCCCTGCAG GACAGCACCGGCTTCCACTTCTGCGGGGGCTCCCTCATCAGCGAGGACTGGGTGGTCACTGCTGCCCACTGTGGTGTCAG AACCACCCACCAGGTCGTGGCCGGGGAGTTTGACCAGGGCTCAGATGCTGAGGACATCCAGGTGCTGAAGATTGCCAAG GTTTTCAAGAACCCCAAGTTCAACATGTTCACCATCAACAATGACATTACCCTGCTGAAGCTGGCCACGCCTGCCCGCCTCTCCCAGACTGTGTCCCCCGTGTGCCTGCCCAATGCCAATGACAACTTTCCCGCTGGGACCCTGTGTGCAACCACGGGCTGGGGCCTGACCAAACACACCA ACGCCCAAACCCCTGACAGGCTGCAGCAggcggccctgcccctcctgtccaACACCGAATGCCAGAAGTTCTGGGGCAGCAAGATCACCAATCTGATGGTCTGCGCTGGGGCTAGCGGCGTTTCCTCCTGCATG GGCGACTCTGGTGGCCCCCTGGTCTGCCAGAAGgatggagcctggaccctggtgGGCATCGTGTCCTGGGGCAGCAACACCTGCTCCACCTCTAGGCCCGGCGTGTACGCCCGCGTCACCAAGCTCATGCCCTGGGTACAGCAGATCCTGGAAGCCAACTGA
- the LOC131499288 gene encoding chymotrypsinogen B-like, which translates to MALLPVVLGFLLFGSSSGCGVPAIHPELSGLSRIVNGEDAVPSSWPWQVSLQTRSGFHFCGGSLISQHWVVTAAHCRVRKSHRVVAGVSDHGSDEEAVQVLRITEVFEYPLWDQVSGRNDIALLKLATPALLSTTASPVCLPSANTSFPAGSLCATTGWGKTRYNSNKTPDKLQQAALPLLSNADCKKFWGSKITDVMICAGASGVSSCMGDSGGPLVCQKDGAWTLVGIVSWGSDWCNPFSPGVYTRVTKFISWVLGVLEAN; encoded by the exons ATGGCCCTTCTCCCGGTTGTCCTTGGCTTCCTCCTCTTTGGCAGCAGTTCTG GCTGTGGGGTCCCTGCCATCCACCCTGAGCTGAGTGGCCTGTCCCGGATCGTCAATGGAGAGGATGCggtccccagctcctggccctgGCAGGTGTCCCTGCAG ACTCGCTCTGGCTTCCACTTCTGCGGGGGCTCCCTCATCAGCCAGCACTGGGTCGTCACTGCTGCCCACTGCAGGGTCAG gaaGAGCCACCGTGTGGTGGCTGGGGTGTCTGATCACGGCTCTGACGAGGAGGCTGTCCAGGTGTTGAGGATCACTGAG GTGTTTGAATACCCACTGTGGGACCAGGTTTCCGGCCGCAACGACATCGCCCTGCTGAAGCTGGCCACACCGGCCCTCCTCTCGACAACCGCGTCCCCCGTCTGCCTGCCCAGTGCCAACACCAGCTTCCCTGCTGGCTCCCTCTGCGCCACCACCGGCTGGGGCAAGACCCGGTATAACT CCAACAAGACCCCCGACAAGCTGCAGCAggcggccctgcccctcctgtccaACGCCGACTGCAAGAAGTTCTGGGGCAGCAAGATCACGGACGTGATGATCTGCGCCGGGGCCAGCGGCGTCTCGTCCTGCATG GGCGACTCTGGCGGCCCCCTGGTCTGCCAGAAGGacggagcctggaccctggtgGGCATCGTGTCCTGGGGCAGCGACTGGTGTAACCCATTCTCACCGGGGGTGTACACCCGTGTCACCAAGTTTATTTCCTGGGTTCTTGGGGTTCTGGAGGCCAATTga